GGCGCACCGGCGCCCGCTGTGACGAAGACCGCCGCCGTTCCGACGACGACCGCAGTCGTTCCGGCGAATGAGACGCCGCGGCAACCGGCGAACGTGGCCGCCGTCCAGGACGCTGTACCGGCACAGACCGAAGGCGCGGGATCTGAGACGGTGGCCGCGACCTCGACCTCCCGGGCCCCAGGGCGACCCGCGGTCAGAACCGCGCTCGCCCCGGTCCGCACGTCCCTGCCGTCCCGCGGCGCCGCGTTCACGTCGGGGGTGGTACGGACCGCGCTTCGCTTCCTCGGGCGCCCCTACCAGTGGGCCGGCATCGGGGACCGCGGGTTCGACTGCTCGGGGTTGGTGTTCCGCGTGTTTGCGGTGATGGGGCTCAGCCTGCCGCACTCTTCCTTCGATCTGTTCCGCGACGGGATCTCGGTGCCGCGCTGGGCGCTCTCTCCAGGCGACCTGGTCTTCTTCCATACGTACGGGTACGGTGCAAGCCACGTAGGCATCTACCTCGGCGCCGACCGGTTCGTGCACGCGTCCAGCGATCGCGGTGTGGTCGTGTCGTCGATGTCGGAGCCGTACTACTACTACCGCTACCTCGGGGCACGCCGGATCTAAGCCGTCGTCGAGCACCCACGGTCATCCGAGCGGCGTGCGGCGCTCGGGATGGGCGGGTCTTCCCCCCGGTCACCCGGCGTAGGCGCAGGCGGGGTCGCTGGCCAGCGGATCGCCATAGCGCGCATACGCCCGCGCGCGGGATCCCCCGCAGCTCCCGGCGAATGCGCAGTGTCGGCATCGCCCCGAGAACTCCGACCGGCGGATTGCACGGAGCAGCGGATGGCGCCGGTAGATCTCCACCAGCGGGTCGGAGCGGACGTTGCCGAGCGACACCGGCAGGAAGCCCGACGGGTGCACGTCGCCATTGTACGCGACGAAGACGACGCCGTTCCCGTCGCGTGTGGCGACGCTCGGCGTCGCCGCCCCGCCGGCCGGCGAGCCGAGGAGATGACGCAGGCGTCGCGATAGGCGCGCGTACAGGGGCCCGAGGCGAAACGCGCCGGCGACATCATCCCCGAGGTATTCGCGCCGCTGCGCGGCCACGCGTCGGAAGAACGGGGCCTCGACGGTCCGCACCACGATCCCGAAGCAAGACGCGTCGACCAGGAAGTGGCACACGTCCTCGTGCTCGTTCGGGGAGATTTCCTCGCAGCTTGTTCCTCGGCCCACCGCGACGAGGAAGAACACTTCCCAGATCCGGACGCCCGTCGTCCGGAGGAACGCGCACACATCGGCGAGCTCCCCCACGTTGCGGCGCATCACGGTCGTGTTAATCTGCACCGCGAACCCTTGGGCGGCGAGGGTACCCGCCGCCCGGCGCGTCGCCTCGAAATGGCCGTGCACGCCCCGGATCGCCTCGTGGGTCTCGGCCCGGGCGCCGTCGAGACTGATCGAGAGAGCGCGGA
This is a stretch of genomic DNA from bacterium. It encodes these proteins:
- a CDS encoding LysM peptidoglycan-binding domain-containing protein codes for the protein MTTRHLGLVLIACGCAVLAPLVPRADAASTYTVRQGDNLWTIAAHLKVNLQQLLSANHLTATSMIHPGERLRVPDGPAALPEQGAAAATGYEVRPGDTLTGIAARFGVGVQALVAANHLSLASTIRPGQQLAVPGAVAAGAPAPAVTKTAAVPTTTAVVPANETPRQPANVAAVQDAVPAQTEGAGSETVAATSTSRAPGRPAVRTALAPVRTSLPSRGAAFTSGVVRTALRFLGRPYQWAGIGDRGFDCSGLVFRVFAVMGLSLPHSSFDLFRDGISVPRWALSPGDLVFFHTYGYGASHVGIYLGADRFVHASSDRGVVVSSMSEPYYYYRYLGARRI
- a CDS encoding TIGR04053 family radical SAM/SPASM domain-containing protein codes for the protein MQPGGPGGSLDFAQRPLLVFWETTRACALACRHCRASAMLQPLPDELTTAEGTALIDEISRFGEPSPILILTGGDCLMRRDLLALLDHAADVGVRVALSPSVTPRLTSALLDQVRARGVRALSISLDGARAETHEAIRGVHGHFEATRRAAGTLAAQGFAVQINTTVMRRNVGELADVCAFLRTTGVRIWEVFFLVAVGRGTSCEEISPNEHEDVCHFLVDASCFGIVVRTVEAPFFRRVAAQRREYLGDDVAGAFRLGPLYARLSRRLRHLLGSPAGGAATPSVATRDGNGVVFVAYNGDVHPSGFLPVSLGNVRSDPLVEIYRRHPLLRAIRRSEFSGRCRHCAFAGSCGGSRARAYARYGDPLASDPACAYAG